The following proteins come from a genomic window of Vibrio vulnificus NBRC 15645 = ATCC 27562:
- the betI gene encoding transcriptional regulator BetI, with translation MPKVGMPKIRRPQLVSATMTVIDRVGLHGASVSLISQEAGVSSGIINHYFGGKHGLLEETMRDILRQLSCDATKRLNSLPKQAHMQRINAILDANFVGFQSESKVIKTWLAFWSYSMHDEALKRLQRVNEKRLLSHLKRELKALMSKEQADIVAQGIAALIDGIWLRGALNPEGINADKARIIINDYLEKQLTFYSQQ, from the coding sequence ATGCCCAAGGTAGGAATGCCAAAGATTCGCAGGCCACAATTAGTGAGTGCGACCATGACGGTCATTGACCGTGTGGGCTTGCACGGAGCCAGTGTTTCTTTGATTAGCCAAGAGGCTGGTGTCTCTAGTGGCATCATCAACCACTACTTTGGTGGTAAGCATGGACTGCTTGAAGAAACGATGCGCGATATTTTGAGGCAGCTATCTTGTGATGCAACAAAACGCTTGAATTCACTACCGAAGCAGGCGCATATGCAGAGAATCAACGCGATATTGGATGCTAATTTCGTTGGCTTTCAATCTGAAAGCAAGGTGATCAAAACATGGTTGGCGTTTTGGTCTTATTCCATGCATGACGAAGCGTTAAAGCGTTTACAGCGCGTTAATGAAAAGCGCTTGCTTTCACATTTAAAGCGAGAACTCAAAGCGTTGATGAGCAAAGAGCAAGCCGACATTGTCGCCCAAGGCATTGCCGCGCTTATCGACGGGATCTGGCTGCGTGGAGCGCTTAATCCTGAAGGTATTAATGCGGATAAAGCGCGCATCATTATTAACGATTATTTAGAAAAACAGCTCACGTTTTATTCACAACAATAA